In the Podospora pseudocomata strain CBS 415.72m chromosome 5, whole genome shotgun sequence genome, one interval contains:
- a CDS encoding hypothetical protein (EggNog:ENOG503NUJH; COG:P) gives MGGADAGAGAFYDAALHKRETLMGKSGPSALIKNFRVFRIALFACIGGVLYGYNQGMFSGILAMPAFERHMGEYVTDSTKKGWLTAILELGAWIGTLLSGFIAEVLSRKYSVLVASAVFMLGVVIQATAITGVGHDAILAGRFITGMGVGSLAMIIPIYNSEVAPPEVRGALVATQQLAICFGIMISFWIDYGTNFIGGTSAETQSDAAWLTPICLQLAPAVILFVGMIFMPFSPRWLVHHGREEEARQVLSSLRGLSPDHELVELEFLEIKAQSLFEKRSVAELFPNLREQTAWNIFKLQFVSIKKLFQTRAMFKRVVVATVTMFFQQWSGINAVLYYAPSIFKQLGLDDTSTSLLATGVVGIVMFIATIPAVLWIDRVGRKPVLTVGAIGMATCHIIIAVIVAKNIDQWESHKAAGWAAVCMVWLFVIHFGYSWGPCAWIIVAEIWPLSTRPYGVALGASSNWMNNFIVGQVTPDMLEGITYGTYILFGILTYMGAAFVWFLVPETKRLTLEEMDIIFGSEGTAAADFERMAEINNEIGLSRILRAESSNTTGTPYETLPEKGNVSDHSERIQAV, from the exons ATGGGCGGAGCCGACGCCGGCGCAGGCGCATTCTACGATGCAGCCCTCCACAAGCGCGAGACCCTGATGGGCAAATCTGGACCTTCGGCCCTGATCAAGAACTTTAGGGTGTTCCGCATCGCGCTGTTTGCCTGCATTGGTGGTGTGCTGTATGGGTACAACCAGGGGATGTTTAGTGGCATTCTGGCCATGCCGGCTTTTGAACGAC ACATGGGCGAGTACGTGACCGACTCAACCAAGAAGGGGTGGCTAACTGCTATTCTCGAGCTCGGCGCCTGGATCGGGACGCTTCTCTCTGGTTTTATTGCCGAGGTTTTGTCGAGAAAGTATTCGGTTCTGGTTGCTAGTGCGGTTTTTAtgcttggggtggtgattcAGGCGACGGCGATTACGGGGGTGGGACATGATGCCATTCTGGCGGGGAGGTTTATTAC GGGTATGGGTGTTGGTTCGTTGGCGATGATTATCCCCATTTACAACAGCGAGGTGGCTCCCCCCGAGGTGAGAGGTGCGCTTGTGGCGACGCAGCAGTTGGCGATCTGCTTTGGGATCATGATTTCCTTTTGGATTGACTA CGGCACCAACTTCATCGGCGGCACCTCGGCCGAAACCCAATCCGACGCCGCCTGGCTCACCCCCATCTGCCTCCAGCTCGCCCCGGCAGTGATCCTCTTCGTCGGCATGATCTTCATGCCCTTCTCCCCCCGCTGGCTCGTCCACCACGGGcgcgaggaagaagcccgCCAggtcctctcctccctccgaGGACTCTCGCCAGACCATGAGCTGGTCGAGCTCGAATTCCTTGAAATCAAGGCCCAGTCCCTCTTTGAAAAGAGAAGCGTCGCGGAACTGTTCCCCAACCTGCGCGAGCAGACAGCCTGGAATATCTTCAAGCTCCAGTTCGTCAGCATCAAGAAACTGTTCCAGACCCGGGCGATGTTCAAGAGGGTGGTAGTGGCGACGGTGACGATGTTTTTCCAGCAGTGGAGCGGGATCAATGCCGTGTTGTACTACGCACCCTCGATTTTCAAACAGCTCGGCCTGGATGATACTTCCACCTCGCTTCTTGCCACGGGCGTGGTTGGGATTGTGATGTTTATTGCGACCATCCCGGCGGTTTTGTGGATCGATCGCGTAGGGCGCAAGCCGGTGTTGACAGTTGGCGCGATTGGCATGGCAACATGCCATATCATCATCGCGGTCATTGTCGCGAAGAATATCGACCAGTGGGAGAGTCACAAGGCGGCTGGTTGGGCAGCCGTGTGCATGGTCTGGCTGTTTGTCATCCACTTTGGCTACTCGTGGGGACCATGTGCCTGGATCATCGTCGCCGAGATCTGGCCGTTGAGCACGAGGCCGTATGGTGTCGCGTTGGGGGCGTCGAGCAACTGGATGAATAACTTTATTGTTGGGCAAGTCACGCCCGATATGCTGGAGGGAATTACCTACGGGACGTATATTCTGTTTGGTATCCTGACGTACATGGGAGCGGCGTTTGTGTGGTTTTTGGTGCCCGAGACGAAGAGGTTGAcgctggaggagatg GACATCATCTTTGGCTCTGAAGGGACCGCAGCAGCCGATTTTGAAAGAATGGCCGAGATCAACAACGAAATCGGCCTTTCTCGCATCCTCCGAGCCGAAAGCTCCAACACGACAGGCACTCCCTACGAAACCCTGCCAGAGAAGGGCAACGTCAGTGATCACTCCGAGCGTATCCAGGCTGTTTGA
- a CDS encoding hypothetical protein (EggNog:ENOG503P65I; COG:S) codes for MPNLTRAPSSSGSNANSNNTYYHYPDVTSAPDTMSYYQPTRQLSGFYSDLTTTAGGNPMMAASYDPYAVNPVGHAVPSLQISTHHQPPHMGGPVGGTLPTQHRASSGAWNQEDDRTLLALRAMGKNWNQIQREAFPGKTGNACRKRHERLMERRGQNDFDNRKLERLCKEYMSMRKEIWQPLAARCGEKWNVVEMQCMSNGLKNIQSHARAYARRERLETGQPLPSSYDDDIGLGALTPIDDVAEQSYSSPETTGSTGAHSTPGAASSNGSSGHGMGHHYGGMPQYHQSYGHHTGYGHGYSNSVSSTGTAYGGQQQTQQQQQQSQNGGQSQGASPYMGHGGRLPSVGDMGIDAMLNRGQQQ; via the exons ATGCCCAACTTGACTCGggcaccaagcagcagcggaAGCAACGCCAATAGCAACAACACATACTACCATTACCCCGACGTCACATCGGCGCCCGACACAATGTCTTACTACCAACCCACCCGGCAGCTCTCCGGGTTCTACTCggacctcaccaccaccgccggcggcaacccCATGATGGCCGCTTCATACGATCCCTACGCTGTCAACCCCGTCGGCCATGCGGTCCCGTCCCTGCAGAtctccacccaccaccaaccaccccacaTGGGCGGGCCAGTAGGAGGCACCCTTCCCACTCAGCACCGCGCTTCCTCGGGGGCGTGGAACCAGGAAGACGACCGCACCCTCCTTGCTCTGAGGGCGATGGGCAAGAACTGGAACCAGATTCAGCGGGAGGCCTTTCCGGGGAAGACGGGGAACGCCTGCAGGAAGAGACAcgagaggttgatggagaggaggggacAGAACGATTTCGACaacaggaagctggagaggttgtgCAAAGAGTACATGAGCATGCGCAAGGAGATTTGGCAGCCCTTGGCGGCGAGGTGTGGGGAGAAGTGGAACGTGGTTGAGATGCAG TGCATGTCCAACGGCCTAAAAAATATCCAATCCCACGCCCGCGCCTACGCCCGTCGTGAGAGGTTAGAGACTGGCCAACCTTTGCCTTCGAGCTACGACGATGACATTGGGCTCGGGGCTCTCACTCCTATCGACGATGTGGCGGAACAGAGTTATTCCTCTCCTGAAACTACGGGGTCTACGGGTGCGCATAGCACTCCCGGCGCGGCGAGCAGCAACGGGAGCAGCGGGCATGGGATGGGGCATCACTATGGGGGCATGCCGCAGTATCATCAGAGTTATGGGCATCACACGGGGTATGGGCACGGGTACAGCAACAGTGTGTCGAGCACGGGGACGGCGTATggtgggcagcagcagacgcagcagcagcagcagcagagtCAGAATGGGGGGCAGAGTCAAGGGGCGAGTCCGTATATGGGGCACGGGGGGAGATTGCCTAGCGTTGGGGATATGGGGATTGATGCTATGCTTAATcgggggcagcagcagtga
- the COX10 gene encoding Protoheme IX farnesyltransferase, mitochondrial (EggNog:ENOG503NXTP; COG:H), giving the protein MELSKRSASKEMTSIVCSRLRSGVFDNSACRQCTKRALLKGGAERPVPNYPARFFTRSTQPRNTTPLRTGYFVSNGLLARFNGTNVAPTASTPDVTDTSTLLPHRRRQAERRNAAVLSGAGSGGSSATSDAPTATMAPDASSLLAAAAAQHPADSLRRKLSSLLSLSKPRLTVLVVLSAMVPYALYPVPAFLSTAATATPSLSPLTLLFLTTGTTLCSAAANALNMLYEPDTDAKMSRTRARPLVRRLLTTKAAILFAVGCGAAGTLALYWGVNPTVAFLGASNIAIYAGMYTPLKRLSVLNTWVGAIVGGIPPLMGWAAAAGESATADGTWRELLFASDGSSLGGWLFASLLFAWQFPHFMPLSWGIREEYKAAGLRMLAWTNPARNSRVALRYSLVFIPICLGLCAAGVTEWSFAVTSAPVNLWLVAEAVKFWKHEGHKGSAKGLFWASVWHLPVVMVLALAQKKGMWGRVWRSVMGEPEEDELEEFYDEED; this is encoded by the exons ATGGAATTGTCAAAACGTTCAGCATCAAAAGAGATGACGTCGATTGTCTGTTCCAG ACTCCGGTCTGGTGTTTTCGACAACAGCGCGTGCCGGCAGTGCACCAAGCGCGCCCTCCTGAAAGGAGGAGCCGAACGGCCTGTCCCGAACTACCCCGCGAGGTTCTTCACCAGGTCAACACAACCGCGCAACACTACCCCCCTACGGACCGGCTACTTTGTGTCGAACGGCCTCTTGGCTCGATTCAATGGCACCAATGTCGCTCCGACAGCATCGACGCCCGATGTGACCGACACAAGCACCTTGCTTCCCCACCGGAGGCGGCAAGCCGAAAGACGAAATGCCGCCGTCCTGTCCGGAGCCGGATCGGGCGGCTCATCTGCTACCAGCGATGCCCCGACGGCAACAATGGCGCCCGACGCCTCGTCCCTTCTCGCTGCCGCAGCAGCCCAACATCCGGCCGATTCCCTCCGACGAAAGCTATCATCTCTACTGTCACTCTCGAAACCGCGGTTGACAGTCTTGGTTGTTCTCTCAGCCATGGTCCCCTACGCTTTATACCCCGTCCCGGCCTTTCTCTCCACAGCCGCGACTGCCacaccctccctctcaccattaaccctcctcttcctcacaaCCGGCACAACCCTCTGCTCAGCAGCCGCCAACGCGCTCAACATGCTCTACGAGCCAGACACCGACGCCAAAATGTCCCGCACACGAGCAAGACCGCTAGTCAGGAGGTTATTAACCACCAAAGCGGCCATCTTGTTCGCCGTCGGCTGCGGCGCAGCAGGCACACTGGCTCTCTACTGGGGCGTCAACCCCACCGTTGCCTTCCTCGGCGCGAGCAACATTGCCATCTACGCCGGCATGTACACCCCGTTAAAACGGCTTTCCGTGCTCAACACATGGGTAGGCGCCATTGTAGGCGGTATCCCACCTCTGATGGGCTgggctgccgctgctggtgaGAGCGCGACGGCCGATGGGACGTGGAGGGAGCTCCTCTTTGCGAGCGATGGCTCCAGCTTGGGAGGGTGGCTGTTTGCCAGTTTATTGTTTGCTTGGCAGTTTCCGCACTTTATGCCGCTGTCGTGGGGCATCAGGGAGGAGTACAAGGCTGCCGGGTTGAGGATGCTGGCCTGGACGAACCCGGCGAGGAATTCAAGGGTTGCGCTGAGGTACAGCTTGGTGTTTATTCCTATTTGTCTTGGGCTCTGCGCGGCTGGGGTAACGGAGTGGAGTTTTGCTGTCACGAGCGCGCCGGTCAACTTGTGGCTTGTTGCCGAGGCGGTCAAGTTTTGGAAGCATGAGGGGCACAAGGGGAGTGCGAAGGGGTTGTTTTGGGCGAGTGTGTGGCATTTGcctgttgtgatggtgttggcgttggcgCAGAAGAAGGGGATGTGGGGCAGGGTGTGGAGGAGTGTGATGGGGGagcccgaggaggatgaactGGAAGAGTTTTACGATGAGGAGGACTAG
- a CDS encoding hypothetical protein (COG:H; EggNog:ENOG503NYZA), whose product MTSLLDELRGLSSVACDTLDAEVASRFGPFVDCTSNQAIAYNELSKLDSDGKLVYQQLIHESIEVAHWMFAKQSDATLEELAVELMMVNLALLIAPHITGRLHIQTNPKLAYSTAKTIKNAERVHSHFTHLSPSLSPSRICIKIPSTHEGLLACRHLEAKGITTLATTLFSLEQAILASASSCRYVAPYVNELKVHFEQGYVDPDRDNSLFLCGVMQEYFRRRGVGRTEVMAASFVTVEEVMQLAGVRNLTVSPGLLEVLAGTKVEGWTGATVGMVGRWVGGEGGWDEGRVREVERVVREGDEGGWRMAFMRAEGGRAEGKLVQALNLFVGVQEGLEEVVRRGVKQGL is encoded by the exons ATGACTAGCCTGCTCGATGAGCTCAGGGGACTTAGCTCCGTTGCTTGTGACACTCTTGACGCCGAAG TCGCCTCCAGATTCGGCCCATTTGTAGATTGCACCTCCAATCAA GCCATAGCATACAATGAACTCAGCAAACTCGACTCAGACGGCAAGCTGGTCTACCAGCAACTCATACACGAGTCCATCGAGGTAGCCCACTGGATGTTTGCCAAACAATCCGACGCCACCCTCGAAGAGCTCGCCGTCGAGCTCATG ATGGTCAACCTAGCCCTCCTGATAGCTCCTCACATCACCGGCCGTCTGCACATCCAGACGAACCCCAAGCTAGCTTACTCGACAGCCAAGACTATCAAAAACGCAGAAC GAGTCCACTCCCACttcacccacctctccccctccctttcccccagtAGAATCTGCATCAaaatcccctccacccacgaAGGCCTCCTCGCATGCCGACACCTCGAAGCAAagggcatcaccaccctcgccacgACGTTGTTCTCTCTCGAACaagccatcctcgcctcTGCGTCCTCCTGCCGGTATGTAGCCCCTTATGTCAACGAATTAAAAGTCCACTTTGAGCAAGGGTACGTCGACCCGGACAGGGACAActccctttttctttgcGGGGTGATGCAGGAATATTtccggaggaggggggtcggGAGGAcggaggtgatggcggcgAGTTTtgtgacggtggaggaggtgatgcAGCTTGCGGGGGTGAGGAATTTGACGGTTTCGcctgggttgttggaggtgctggcggggacgaaggtggaggggtggacgGGGGCGAcggtggggatggtgggacggtgggttgggggggagggggggtgggatgagggTAGGGTTAGGGAGGTGGAACGGGTTGTAagagagggggatgagggggggtggaggatggcttttatgagggcggagggggggagggcggaggggaagTTGGTGCAGGCGTTGAATTTGTTTGTGGGGGTgcaggaggggttggaggaggttgttagGCGGGGGGTGAAGCAAGGGCtatga
- the KIP3 gene encoding tubulin-dependent ATPase kip3 (COG:Z; BUSCO:EOG09260BRA; EggNog:ENOG503NUCK) encodes MDPNASSIMVAVRVRPFTIREAAQLVRNDDSTVFLGDGSLAAAPTPKLHQRGLRSVIKVVDDRCLVFDPPEDNPVQKFSRSVVPRGKKVKDQVFAFDRVFDENATQADLYEGTTRGLLDSVLDGYNATVFAYGATGCGKTHTITGTPQSPGIIFLTMQELFEKIQDRSDEKHTEITLSYLEIYNETIRDLLVPGGSKQGLMLREDSNQAVSVPGLTSHRPNNVQEVMDMIVQGNEYRTVSPTAANAVSSRSHAVLQINIAQKDRNADINEPHTMATLSIIDLAGSERASATKNRGERLIEGANINKSLLALGSCINALCDPRKKNHVPYRNSKLTRLLKFSLGGNCKTVMIVCVSPSSEHFDETQNTLRYANRAKNIQTKVTRNVFNVNRHVKDFLVKIDEQMAMINELKAQQKDAEKIFFTKFQKQMDKRDGIVKEGIARLRAAYENAAQERQEKVNMMKKLKIFERRCGLLSAWIAAFDAVCDSRGDEDAMPSNLSAMRKTAHGVLVELESSRHHIRQKMERSNWERALDSALHHSLGQLPKGDGIADTSERDTLTREAESLKTAFVRDAYWEVLEQDKAGDAAVLQVLMTAQFEILSSLSETLNMSEEEAITHAKGIINRLLETGYSAASHVVKPDGSMMPVELFPPTKRGTPKRKKSLSVHNLKPIPAPLGLAALSTAQQQVLVSPMRASSPRRRKVGTARKGVSFTPVKKKNSVRWRDDETEDGTLADFEKTPQKFSSPAEASLIDTTEKSLPAPPPAPSYLNHPDSPPPKEAPAPVPAPTACESPNDDDSIMSLPDVSTLHVSKPSTNRFQAGFLSKSRTSQIGTSSPPPPTFTLNLTGSSDVEDKPSPLRSIPVSRAGNSLSPPQYRSVSPKLSNNSILSTLKENESPQPPQPQRLSPSGISRLPRASLGSGSDSESSTLDPLKIRSALHSHKRKERLSLMSGTASSNAKRVSTVGSVSGHRASLSCSGPATSAAASNGISRHRRGSAERRRSPPISCSPPGKGGELSFLSLNSAVASVGTNGRLTQGQARRMNMGGGGSLRNKDGPGHSPGSSRARQPGPPFPEIGGLPGIGDGKARRVTIQAFSGQAQDGGTRTGGGSLRSRPSMVWR; translated from the exons ATGGATCCCAATGCCTCGTCTATTATGGTCGCAG TGCGAGTGCGACCTTTTACCATTCGAGAAGCTGCGCAACT AGTCAGGAACGACGATAGCACAGTATTTCTTGGCGATGGCTCCCTCGCCGCGGCTCCCACTCCCAAACTGCACCAACGTGGGCTCAGATCAGTGATCAAGGTCGTCGACGACAGATGCCT AGTTTTCGATCCGCCCGAGGACAACCCTGTCCAAAAGTTCTCCCGATCAGTCGTTCCCCGCGgaaagaaggtcaaggaccAAGTCTTTGCTTTCGACAGAGTATTCGACGAAAATGCGACGCAGGCCGACTTGTACGAAGGAACAACCAGGGGGTTGCTGGACAGCGTTCTGGACGGATACAATGCCACAGTATTTGCCTACGGCGCCACGGGCTGTGGCAAAACACACACCATCACGGGTACGCCCCAGTCGCCGGGTATCATCTTCTTGACAATGCAGGAGTTGTTCGAAAAGATTCAGGACCGCAGCGATGAGAAGCACACCGAGATCACCCTTTCTTACCTCGAAATCTACAACGAAACGATCCGCGATCTGTTGGTGCCGGGCGGGAGCAAGCAAGGGCTGATGTTGCGCGAGGATTCGAACCAGGCTGTTTCGGTGCCCGGTCTCACCAGCCACCGCCCGAACAACGTGCAGGAGGTTATGGATATGATAGTGCAGGGTAACGAGTATCGCACAGTATCGCCCACAGCGGCCAACGCCGTCTCGTCCCGATCCCACGCCGTGCTCCAAATCAACATCGCCCAGAAGGACCGCAATGCCGATATCAACGAACCACATACCATGGCTACTCTCAGCATCATCGATCTTGCCGGAAGTGAGCGCGCCAGTGCTACCAAGAACAGAGGAGAAAGACTGATCGAGggcgccaacatcaacaagtcACTCCTTGCGCTCGGCAGCTGCATTAATGCGCTGTGCGATCCACGAAAGAAGAATCACGTTCCCTACCGCAACAGCAAGCTCACACGTCTCTTGAAGTTCTCTCTTGGTGGAAACTGCAAGACGGTCATGATTGTGTGTGTCAGCCCGTCGAGTGAGCACTTTGACGAGACCCAAAACACACTCCGATATGCCAACCGCGCAAAGAACATCCAGACCAAGGTCACCCGCAATGTCTTCAACGTCAACCGCCACGTCAAGGACTTTTTGGTCAAGATTGACGAGCAGATGGCCATGATTAATGAGTTGAAGGCGCAGCAAAAGGATGCTGAGaagatcttcttcaccaagtTTCAAAAGCAGATGGACAAGCGGGATGGGATTGTCAAGGAAGGAATTGCCAGGCTGCGTGCAGCATATGAAAATGCGGCgcaggagaggcaggagaaggtcaacatgatgaagaagctcaagatcTTTGAAAGAAGGTGCGGGCTCCTGTCAGCGTGGATTGCTGCTTTCGATGCTGTGTGCGATTCCAGGGGTGACGAGGATGCGATGCCGTCCAACTTGTCGGCTATGCGCAAGACGGCGCACGGGGTTCTGGTCGAGCTGGAAAGCAGCAGACATCATATCCGGCAAAAGATGGAAAGGTCAAACTGGGAGAGGGCGTTGGATTCGGCACTGCACCACAGTCTAGGGCAGCTACCAAAGGGCGACGGGATTGCTGACACGTCGGAGAGAGACACGTTGACACGGGAAGCCGAGTCACTAAAGACTGCatttgtgcgggacgcttACTGGGAAGTATTGGAGCAGGACAAGGCCGGTGATGCGGCTGTGCTCCAGGTCCTGATGACGGCTCAGTTTGAGATTCTGTCGTCGCTGTCTGAGACGCTCAACATGAGTGAGGAAGAAGCCATTACTCACGCCAAGGGGATTATCAACCGTCTCCTGGAAACCGGATACTCGGCAGCCTCCCACGTCGTCAAGCCGGACGGATCCATGATGCCCGTCGAGCTGttccctcccaccaagcGCGGGACACCCAAGCGTAAGAAGTCGCTCAGCGTCCACAACCTCAAACCCATCCCGGCGCCCCTAGGTCTGGCCGCACTGTCGACAGCGCAACAGCAGGTACTTGTTTCTCCGATGAGAGCTTCATCCCCGAGACGCCGTAAGGTCGGCACCGCCAGGAAGGGTGTGTCTTTCACGCCTGTCAAAAAGAAGAACTCTGTCCGCTGGCGCGATGACGAGACGGAGGATGGAACCCTGGCTGACTTCGAGAAGACGCCCCAGAAGTTTTCTTCCCCGGCCGAGGCCTCCCTTATCGATACCACCGAAAAGTCCCTTCcggctcctcccccggctccctcatacctcaaccacccggattcgccgccgcccaagGAAGCCCCAGCCCCGGTTCCCGCACCCACAGCCTGCGAATCTCCGAATGATGACGACTCAATCATGTCTCTGCCCGACGTATCGACCCTTCATGTCAGCAAGCCCTCGACGAACCGATTCCAGGCTGGGTTCCTTTCCAAGTCCCGCACATCACAGATTGGCaccagctcaccaccaccgcctacCTTTACGTTGAACTTGACCGGATCGAGCGATGTCGAGGATAAACCGTCGCCGCTGCGCAGCATTCCCGTAAGTAGAGCAGGCAACAGCTTGTCGCCTCCTCAATACCGAAGTGTGAGCCCCAAACTTTCCAATAATTCCATTCTTTCTACCCTGAAGGAGAATGAGTCTCCACAGCCGCCACAGCCCCAGCGCCTGTCGCCATCGGGCATTTCCAGGTTACCGAGAGCATCGCTCGGCTCGGGTTCCGACTCAGAGTCGTCCACCCTCGACCCGCTGAAGATCAGAAGTGCTCTGCACTcgcacaagcgcaaggagCGCCTGTCTCTGATGTCTGGCACCGCCTCTTCGAACGCCAAGCGCGTGTCGACAGTGGGGTCAGTATCGGGACACCGGGCTTCGCTGTCGTGCTCGGGGCCAGCCACATCGGCCGCCGCATCCAATGGCATCTCGCGCCATCGCCGCGGGAGCGcggagaggagaaggtcgCCGCCTATCAGCTGCTCTCCCCCGGGTAAGGGAGGGGAATTGTCGTTTTTGAGCCTGAACAGCGCTGTTGCTTCGGTGGGGACGAACGGTAGGCTTACGCAGGGccaggcgaggaggatgaatatggggggtggtggcagttTGAGGAACAAGGATGGGCCGGGGCATAGTCCGGGAAGTTCGAGGGCTAGGCAGCCGGGGCCGCCGTTTCCGGAGATTGGTGGACTGCCGGGGattggggatgggaaagcTAGAAGGGTTACCATTCAGGCTTTTTCGGGGCAGGCTCAGGATGGGGGGAcgaggacgggaggggggagtttgaggagcagGCCTAGTATGGTTTGGCGGTAG